Genomic segment of Cytobacillus suaedae:
ACATAATCAAACGCTTAGATAATAACGTCCACCCCAATTATACCAAGCCAACTAAAAAACCAATTAAACATTTATTTAGCTTTCTCAAGTACAAAAAAAAGACCAAACATCACTGTTTGGCCTAACAAGTATTAATAATTAGAAGTAAGAGTTGAAAAATCAACTGGACCTTCTTCAATTAAGTGGCATGCTGCTTGATGCTCTTTGCCTGGTACGCTGTGAAGAACAGGCTCTTCAGATGCACAACGATCCATTGCGAATGGGCAGCGAGTATGGAAGCGGCAGCCAGCTGGTGGATTGATAGGAGAAGGAACATCACCTTTTAGGATAATTCGCTCCTTTTTCTCATCCAGGTTCGTACTTGGAATTGCTGATAATAACGCTCTTGTATAAGGATGCTGAGGATTTTCGAATAAGGACTTCTTATCACCGATCTCAACAATTTTACCAAGATACATAACAATGATGCGGTCAGAGATATGACGGACAACCCCAAGGTCATGTGAGATAAACAGATATGTTAAGCTAAATTTACGCTGTAAATCCTTTAACAAATTCAGAACCTGAGCTTGAATTGATACGTCAAGAGCAGAAACAGCCTCGTCACAAATAACAAGCTTTGGATTAACAGAAAGGGCACGAGCAATACCGATACGTTGACGCTGACCACCACTGAATTCATGTGGGTGACGGTCAATTTGGTGTGCTCCGATACCAACTGTTTCTAATAAATCAACAATCTTTTGGCGTCTTTCATTTGCCGGAACTACATTTTGAATAGCAAGGGCTTCTTCTAAAATTTGACTAACTGTTTGACGAGGATTAAGTGACGCGTACGGATCTTGGAAAATGATTTGTAGATCCTTACGTTTTTTCCTCATTTTTGATTTACTAAGGTTAACTAGATTTTGACCTTCAAAATTAACCTCACCAGCATACGGGTCATCAAGACGAAGAATCGCACGACCTGTTGTTGATTTACCACAACCAGATTCACCTACGATACTAACTGTTTCTCCTTCATAAACTGTGAAGGTTACATCATCAACCGCTTTTACATGATTTACTGTACGTCCGAAAACTCCACCTTTAATAGGGAAGTATTGTTTTAGATTTTTAACTTCTAACAAAGCTTTTTTACTCATCGTTTACCTGCGACCTCCTCTACCTTATCCCATTGTTCTGTATGAATCCAGCAACGAACTTGATCTCCGTCTTCAGCTGTAACTAATTCTGGTAATTGGGAGTGACAGATTTCTCTAGCATAAGGACAACGTGGAGCAAATCTACAGCCCTGTGGAAGGTTAAAAGGACTCGGAACTGAGCCTTCAATAACTGCCAGATCTCCTTCTAAGTCTTGGTCATGTTTAGGTACAGAGTTTAATAGACCAATAGTGTATGGATGTTTAGGATCTTTAAAAATCGTTTTTACATCCGCATACTCTACCACTTTTCCGCAATACATAACAGCAACCTTGTCACACATTTCTGCTACAACCCCAAGGTCATGGGTGATGATCATTAATGAAGTACCGAGCTCCTGTTGTAGGTTTTTAATTAAATCTAGTATTTGAGCCTGAATTGTAACATCAAGTGCCGTTGTTGGCTCATCTGCGATTAGTAGTTCAGGATTACAGGCTAAGGCAATGGCAATCATAACACGCTGACGCATACCACCTGATAGCTCAAATGGATATTGCTTTGCGCGACTTTCAGGTGAAGGAATTCCAACTAGGCGCAACGCATCAACTGCTTTAACCCAAGCTTCTTTTCTACCTAGCTTTTGGTGAATACGAATCGATTCAGCAATTTGCTCACCACAGGTTAACGTAGGATTTAAGGAAGTCATTGGCTCCTGGAATATCATAGAAATATTGTTACCACGGATATTTCTCATTTCTTTCTTTGATTTATTTAATAGATTTTCACCTTTAAAGATGACTTCTCCACCAACAATCTTACCAACACCTTCTTCTAGAAGACGAAGGATGGAAAGAGAGGTAATACTTTTACCAGATCCAGACTCCCCAACAATTCCGATTGTTTTTCCTTTTTCGATTGCAAAATCAACGCCATCAACAGCCTTTACTTCGCCTTCATCTGTGAAGAATGAGGTACGTAAACCTTTTACCTCTAAAATAAGATTTTTATTTAATTCAGTCATAGTCTTTCACCGTCCTTCGTTCTAGTTCAAATCAATACGTTTATTTACTAAGCGGTACGTAATATCAACAAGGAAGTTAACAAATACAAACAGAACAGCACATACAAGAATTGTTCCTTGTACCATTGGGAAGTCATGTGCACGAATAGAGTCAATAATTAGACGACCTAAACCGTTAATCGCGAATACTGTTTCAGTAACGATTGCTCCACCTAGTAAACCTCCGAATTGTAAACCAACAACTGTTACAACAGGGATTAATGCATTACGAAGTGCGTGCTTGTAGATAACTAGTTTATCGCTTACCCCTTTAGCATAAGCAGTACGAATATAATCTTGGTTAATAACTTCTAACATACTTGAGCGAGTCATACGAGCAATAATCGCCGCTCCACCCGTTCCTAATGTGATAGCAGGAAGAATCATTTGCTCAAAGCTTCCCCAGCCGGCTACTGGTAAGACGCCTAGATTTACAGAGAATAAATAAATCAACATGATCCCTAACCAGAAGTTTGGCATCGATAACCCGAATAGAGCTACAATCATGATTGATACATCCGCAAAGGTATATTTTCTAGTAGCTGAGATAATACCTGCTACTAAACCAAGTAGTACGGATAAAGCTGTACCGATAACTGCTAATTGAACTGTTATCCAGAAACGATTTGTGAAAATTTCTTCTGTAACATCACGTTTAGTTCTGATTGATTCTCCAAGGTCACCTTGGACAGCATTAGCAACATAGCGGAAATATTGAACATGTAGTGGATCATCAAGGCCAAGGTTTTTACGCATTTGTTCAACCTGTTCAGGATCCGCGTTTTCACCTGCCATAATCTGTGCGGGATCCCCAGGAATTAAGTGCATCATTAAAAATACTGCTAATGTAACCCCGATCATTACGGGAATTGTTTGAAGTAGTCTTCGAACCATATAAATCAACATTGGTTGTCACCTTCCTTTATGAATTATCTCTTAGATTTAGGATCAAGCGCATCTCGTAAACCATCGCCAAATAAGTTAAATCCAATTACTACAAGTAAAATCGTTAACCCCGGGAATAGAGTTAAGTGTGGTGCTTGGGCAATATACGAACGGCCGTCACTTAGCATGGTACCCCATTCAGGTGTAGGTGGTTTAGTTCCCATCCCAAGGAAGGAAAGAGCACTTGCTGTAATAATTGCTGACGCGATATAAAGAGTGGCTTGTACGATAATTGGTGAAACAATGTTTGGAAGTATATGTTTGAATATAATTCGGAAATCACTTGCTCCCATTGCTTTAATTGCATCAATATATTCTAACTTTTTAACACCTAGAGTCGATCCTCGAACAATACGTGCAAATGTTGGTACCGCAAAGAAAGCAACAGCGATGATAACATTTGTTGTACTTGCACCTAAGATTGCTACGATCGCAAGAGCTAATAGGATACCAGGGAATGCAAGTAATACATCACAAATTCTCATAATTAATGAATCTATCCATCTACCATAATAGCCAGCTACAATTCCCATGATGATACCAACAAAGGCTCCTAATAATGTAGATAAAACACCTACAGTTAAAGATATTCTAGATCCGTAAAGTAGGCGGCTTAAAATATCCCTCCCTTTATCATCTGTCCCTAACCAATGTTCTGCTGATGGTGTTTCAAGCTTTTTGCTCATTACAGGCATGATATGATCATGTGGTGCTAATAAAGGAGCAAATATAGCTAGGATAACAAATACCATTACGATACAGGCTCCTACCAATGCAGCTTTATTTTTCGAAAGCTTCTTATAAAAAGCTTTCCAAGCTGTTACGTTTGTGTTTTGAACTTTAACAGGAGTGCCTGTTGCGGGTTGAAGTTGTGGTTGACTCATGTCCTTTTCCATCCTTTCTAAAAATGTAACATTTTTAATTTTTGTAATATTGTTAACACAGTTAGTATTTATAATAGCTATGTTAAGGTGAATTTACAATAGTTATATAAAGACTTTTCTAGATTTTCTAAATAATATAAATTATATAGGAAGAAAAGAGAGATTTGCATTTATTTGGAAAATATATACAACGCAAAATTGTTATTCGAATAATAAAAACCACTAATTATTTCCACTTTATTACAAAGATTACAAAAATATTAACTAAATTAAAAAAATATATTGTAAGTTTATAATTTTTAGATTATTATAAAAAGGTATAAGGTAGCTTGCCTATCTAGAAAAATTATTAGGGGGTTTAAACGAATGAAGCTTACAAAAAATTTCTTTCTACTACTAGTACTAGCTTTCGTATTTGCGTTAGCTGCTTGTAGTGGTAGCGGTGATAAAGCTACCGATAAACCAGCTGACTCAAAAGACTCAACTGATGCTCCAGCATCTGAAAGTGGCGGAGAGTTAGTATATGTATCTGGATCAGATGCACCAACTCTTGATCCACATGGTTCAAATGATACTGCAACAACTACTGCAACATCTCAAATTTTCGAAACATTAACTACGTATGCTGCTGATGGATCAGTTGTTCCATTACTAGCAACTGAGTTTAAAAGTGTAGATGAAACTACTTGGGAATTTAAATTACGTGAAGGCGTAAAATTCCATGATGGCACAGATTTCAATGCTGATGCTGTTAAATTATCTATCGAGCGTATTATTGATCCTGAATTTGCATCACCACGTGCAGTTGTACTTAACATGATCACTGAAGTGGTTGTTGTTGACCCATTAACAGTTCACGTTAAAACTGCATTCCCATTTGCTCCACTACCTGCTCACTTAGCACATAATGCAGGTTCAATCGTTGCTCCTTCTTCAATTGAAGAAGAGCGTAGTGGTGGTAAAAAAGTTGACGAAAACCCAATTGGTACTGGTCCATTCAAGTTTGATTCTTGGAACCGTGGTGCTGAAATCGTATTCGTTAAAAACGAAAACTACTGGGGAGAACTTGCAAAGGTTGACCGTGTAGTACTTAAGAACGTTCCTGAGCAAGCAACTCGTGTTGCAATGCTTGAAACTGGCGAAGCTCACGTAATGCTAGTTGGTGCTTCAGACGTTGAACGTGTAGAAGCTATGCCTGGTATTGAAATTGATAAAGTTCGTGGTACTCGTATGGACTACTTAGGTTTCAATATGCAAAAAGCTCCTTTTGACAACTTAAAAGTACGTCAAGCAATTGCTATGGCAATTAATAAAGATGACATCGTAAACGGTGTATTAGATGGTCAAGGTGTTGAAGCTGTAGGACCATTAGCTCCAACTGTAGTTGGTAACTACCAAGGCTTAACTCCACTTCCATTTGATGTTGAAGCTGCAAAAGCACTATTAGCTGAAGCTGGATTTGCAGATGGTTTTAAAACAACTCTAATGGTTAACGAAGGTAACAAAGAGCGTGCTGATATCGCTGAGTTAATTCAAGCTCAATTAATGCCACTTGGTATTGAAGTAGATATCCAAATCATCGAGTGGGGTACTTTCTTAGAGAAGACTGCTGCTGGTGAGCAAGAATTATTTATCCTTGGATGGACTACTGTAACTGGTGATGCTGACTACGGTCTATATGCATTATTCCATTCTAAGAACTTTGGTTCTACTGGTAACCGTTCATTCTACAAAAACGAAAGAGTTGATGAGCTTTTAGATCTTGCTCGTCAAAATCCTGACCAAGACGCTCGTAACGAAGCGTACAAAGAAATCTCTGAAATCCTTGTAGAAGAAGTGCCAATGGCATACCTACAACACCCTGACTTCAATCACGGTATGAATGGTATCGAAGGTTTATTTGTAAACTTCAGTGGAACTCCATTCTTCAAAGAAGTTAGCCTTAAATAATAACTAACAAAAGTAAAGCCCCCGTTCGATATTCGAATGGGGGTTTTTATTATGCATTTTTTCCAAAATCGTCAT
This window contains:
- a CDS encoding dipeptide ABC transporter ATP-binding protein produces the protein MSKKALLEVKNLKQYFPIKGGVFGRTVNHVKAVDDVTFTVYEGETVSIVGESGCGKSTTGRAILRLDDPYAGEVNFEGQNLVNLSKSKMRKKRKDLQIIFQDPYASLNPRQTVSQILEEALAIQNVVPANERRQKIVDLLETVGIGAHQIDRHPHEFSGGQRQRIGIARALSVNPKLVICDEAVSALDVSIQAQVLNLLKDLQRKFSLTYLFISHDLGVVRHISDRIIVMYLGKIVEIGDKKSLFENPQHPYTRALLSAIPSTNLDEKKERIILKGDVPSPINPPAGCRFHTRCPFAMDRCASEEPVLHSVPGKEHQAACHLIEEGPVDFSTLTSNY
- a CDS encoding ABC transporter ATP-binding protein encodes the protein MTELNKNLILEVKGLRTSFFTDEGEVKAVDGVDFAIEKGKTIGIVGESGSGKSITSLSILRLLEEGVGKIVGGEVIFKGENLLNKSKKEMRNIRGNNISMIFQEPMTSLNPTLTCGEQIAESIRIHQKLGRKEAWVKAVDALRLVGIPSPESRAKQYPFELSGGMRQRVMIAIALACNPELLIADEPTTALDVTIQAQILDLIKNLQQELGTSLMIITHDLGVVAEMCDKVAVMYCGKVVEYADVKTIFKDPKHPYTIGLLNSVPKHDQDLEGDLAVIEGSVPSPFNLPQGCRFAPRCPYAREICHSQLPELVTAEDGDQVRCWIHTEQWDKVEEVAGKR
- a CDS encoding ABC transporter permease; translated protein: MLIYMVRRLLQTIPVMIGVTLAVFLMMHLIPGDPAQIMAGENADPEQVEQMRKNLGLDDPLHVQYFRYVANAVQGDLGESIRTKRDVTEEIFTNRFWITVQLAVIGTALSVLLGLVAGIISATRKYTFADVSIMIVALFGLSMPNFWLGIMLIYLFSVNLGVLPVAGWGSFEQMILPAITLGTGGAAIIARMTRSSMLEVINQDYIRTAYAKGVSDKLVIYKHALRNALIPVVTVVGLQFGGLLGGAIVTETVFAINGLGRLIIDSIRAHDFPMVQGTILVCAVLFVFVNFLVDITYRLVNKRIDLN
- a CDS encoding ABC transporter permease subunit, with translation MSQPQLQPATGTPVKVQNTNVTAWKAFYKKLSKNKAALVGACIVMVFVILAIFAPLLAPHDHIMPVMSKKLETPSAEHWLGTDDKGRDILSRLLYGSRISLTVGVLSTLLGAFVGIIMGIVAGYYGRWIDSLIMRICDVLLAFPGILLALAIVAILGASTTNVIIAVAFFAVPTFARIVRGSTLGVKKLEYIDAIKAMGASDFRIIFKHILPNIVSPIIVQATLYIASAIITASALSFLGMGTKPPTPEWGTMLSDGRSYIAQAPHLTLFPGLTILLVVIGFNLFGDGLRDALDPKSKR
- a CDS encoding glutathione ABC transporter substrate-binding protein — protein: MKLTKNFFLLLVLAFVFALAACSGSGDKATDKPADSKDSTDAPASESGGELVYVSGSDAPTLDPHGSNDTATTTATSQIFETLTTYAADGSVVPLLATEFKSVDETTWEFKLREGVKFHDGTDFNADAVKLSIERIIDPEFASPRAVVLNMITEVVVVDPLTVHVKTAFPFAPLPAHLAHNAGSIVAPSSIEEERSGGKKVDENPIGTGPFKFDSWNRGAEIVFVKNENYWGELAKVDRVVLKNVPEQATRVAMLETGEAHVMLVGASDVERVEAMPGIEIDKVRGTRMDYLGFNMQKAPFDNLKVRQAIAMAINKDDIVNGVLDGQGVEAVGPLAPTVVGNYQGLTPLPFDVEAAKALLAEAGFADGFKTTLMVNEGNKERADIAELIQAQLMPLGIEVDIQIIEWGTFLEKTAAGEQELFILGWTTVTGDADYGLYALFHSKNFGSTGNRSFYKNERVDELLDLARQNPDQDARNEAYKEISEILVEEVPMAYLQHPDFNHGMNGIEGLFVNFSGTPFFKEVSLK